From the genome of Deinococcus sp. JMULE3, one region includes:
- a CDS encoding DUF11 domain-containing protein, which produces MRNPPLLRLLARLALALPPTLLGAALAAGTPAGTVIQNTAVLEFTPPGEPPVRVPTPPVTTTVQAVCSVSALPNGTVAQPGQSATLLPGETTTFRYVVTNTGNAANTLTLGMLSDVASQFTPGDLSIHRDANGNGQIDQNEAALTSLTLAADASATLLVRATTQASDRGNAYPNLSVRCATNVRGLNGETDTDNVARLTVGDPPTLTLGKTFTPDTLRPGDVTTVTLTARNEGNGASRAVTITDLLNTPEMRDFVFVSGSARLSGSAAGAVTEYSADAQTWQAAETSPVSGIRVRVDSLAPGATLTLTFRLRSPELTGTRRNVAQLRSSDISVDAPADVTLRYQPLIALGPLGNPQALPGGELSSDDKQVKQVALLNSEVCFPHTVQNLGDRPDTITVSGRVELGEGSVRFTERDGTPITEPFRSDLAPQATRDFNACYVPSKASTSSANEAFRAVLTAASSRGAADNLTVDCLLTVAPLTLNPVKTGDIEGLVEPGQLLTYHLKLTNTQSFPLTNVEVRDNLRNLQVLDASGNVIRTDLLEFVSADQGGTLQGETVVWTLGRLDPGQSFDLTLKARVPQDTPDGARAVNVFTVSSSELPRPIPSNPVVNGVFRSANLTLVKTSSPAVVAYGQTLTYTFTVTNKSATGVLEAIKVQDTLPAGLNYVEGSSLLNGVAITPTVTGRTYVWEIPGLAPGASAVITFDAVVTPDAGTQIRNSAIATAVSNNGETQTPPSSVANTIDPLIFGRNTADLVGYVFQDVNRNGIYDRGVDLPCMNARVILAGGRVALTDAQGRYHFRNLFEGEVALRLDPNSVATAPLNVPQDAGRPGSRLIYVRNLTSADFPLAPDAGDIAVVRDTTLRVTSTLPLQTPQVLTVRKQVFEQEGGTFLVQLTLTASTDLSGVQLSDPLPQGAELLDGQNALTFTTLPGGERVLTYRFRWTGDLKGAVTDPAASWRY; this is translated from the coding sequence GTGCGAAACCCCCCACTGCTCAGACTGCTGGCCCGACTGGCCCTGGCGCTGCCCCCGACCCTGCTCGGGGCGGCGCTGGCGGCCGGCACCCCCGCCGGAACCGTGATCCAGAACACGGCCGTCCTGGAATTCACGCCGCCCGGCGAACCGCCCGTGCGCGTCCCCACCCCGCCCGTCACGACCACCGTGCAGGCGGTGTGCTCGGTCAGCGCGCTGCCGAACGGCACGGTCGCCCAGCCCGGCCAGAGCGCCACGCTGCTGCCCGGCGAGACCACCACCTTCCGGTACGTGGTCACGAACACCGGCAACGCCGCGAACACCCTGACCCTCGGGATGCTCAGCGACGTGGCCTCGCAGTTCACGCCCGGCGACCTGAGCATTCACCGTGACGCGAACGGCAACGGGCAGATCGACCAGAACGAGGCGGCCCTGACCAGCCTGACCCTGGCCGCCGACGCCAGCGCCACGCTACTCGTGCGGGCCACCACCCAGGCCAGTGACCGCGGCAACGCCTACCCGAACCTCAGCGTCCGCTGCGCCACCAACGTGCGCGGCCTGAACGGCGAGACCGACACCGACAACGTCGCGCGCCTGACCGTCGGTGACCCGCCCACCCTGACGCTCGGGAAGACCTTCACGCCCGACACGCTGCGCCCCGGCGACGTGACCACCGTCACCCTGACCGCCCGCAACGAGGGCAACGGCGCCTCGCGCGCCGTGACCATCACCGACCTGCTGAACACGCCCGAGATGCGCGACTTCGTGTTCGTCAGCGGCAGCGCCCGCCTGAGCGGCAGCGCTGCGGGCGCCGTCACCGAGTACAGCGCCGACGCCCAGACCTGGCAGGCCGCCGAGACCAGCCCGGTCAGCGGCATCCGCGTCCGCGTGGACAGCCTCGCCCCCGGCGCCACCCTGACCCTGACCTTCCGCCTGCGCAGCCCCGAGCTGACCGGCACGCGCCGCAACGTCGCCCAGCTGCGCAGCAGTGACATCAGCGTGGACGCCCCCGCCGACGTCACCCTGCGCTACCAGCCGCTGATCGCCCTGGGCCCGCTGGGCAACCCCCAGGCCCTGCCCGGCGGTGAACTGAGCAGCGACGACAAGCAGGTCAAGCAGGTCGCCCTGCTGAACAGCGAGGTCTGCTTCCCGCACACCGTGCAGAACCTCGGCGACCGCCCCGACACCATCACCGTCAGTGGCCGCGTGGAACTCGGCGAGGGCAGCGTCCGCTTCACCGAACGCGACGGCACCCCCATCACCGAACCCTTCCGCAGCGACCTCGCGCCGCAGGCCACCCGTGACTTCAACGCCTGCTACGTGCCCAGCAAGGCCAGCACCAGCTCCGCCAATGAGGCCTTCCGCGCCGTCCTGACCGCTGCGAGCAGCCGCGGCGCCGCCGACAACCTGACCGTCGACTGCCTGCTGACCGTCGCGCCCCTGACCCTGAACCCCGTCAAGACCGGCGATATTGAAGGGCTGGTCGAACCGGGACAGCTGCTCACGTACCACCTGAAACTCACGAACACCCAGAGCTTCCCCCTGACGAACGTCGAGGTGCGCGACAACCTGCGCAACCTGCAGGTGCTCGACGCCAGCGGGAACGTGATCCGCACCGACCTGCTGGAATTCGTCAGCGCCGACCAGGGCGGCACCCTGCAGGGCGAGACGGTCGTCTGGACCCTGGGCCGCCTGGACCCCGGCCAGAGCTTCGACCTGACCCTGAAGGCCCGCGTGCCGCAGGACACCCCGGACGGCGCGCGCGCCGTGAACGTCTTCACGGTGAGCAGCAGCGAACTGCCCAGACCCATCCCCAGCAACCCGGTCGTGAACGGCGTCTTCCGCAGCGCCAACCTGACCCTGGTCAAGACCAGCAGCCCCGCCGTCGTCGCCTACGGCCAGACCCTCACCTACACCTTCACCGTCACCAACAAGAGCGCGACCGGCGTCCTGGAAGCCATCAAGGTGCAGGACACCCTGCCCGCCGGACTGAACTACGTGGAGGGCAGCAGCCTGCTGAACGGCGTCGCGATCACCCCCACCGTCACCGGCCGCACCTACGTCTGGGAGATTCCCGGCCTGGCGCCCGGCGCGAGCGCCGTGATCACCTTCGACGCGGTCGTCACGCCCGACGCCGGCACGCAGATCCGCAACAGCGCCATCGCCACCGCCGTCAGCAACAACGGCGAGACCCAGACGCCGCCCAGCAGCGTCGCCAACACCATCGACCCGCTGATCTTCGGGCGCAACACCGCCGATCTGGTCGGGTACGTGTTCCAGGACGTGAACCGCAACGGCATCTACGACCGCGGCGTGGACCTGCCCTGCATGAACGCCCGCGTGATCCTCGCCGGGGGCCGCGTCGCCCTGACCGACGCGCAGGGCCGCTACCACTTCCGCAACCTCTTCGAGGGTGAGGTCGCCCTGCGACTCGATCCCAACAGCGTCGCCACCGCGCCCCTGAACGTCCCGCAGGACGCCGGACGCCCCGGCAGCCGCCTGATCTACGTCCGGAACCTCACCAGCGCCGACTTCCCGCTGGCGCCCGACGCCGGGGACATCGCGGTCGTGCGCGACACCACCCTGCGCGTGACCAGCACCCTGCCGCTGCAGACCCCGCAGGTCCTGACCGTCCGCAAGCAGGTGTTCGAGCAGGAAGGCGGCACGTTCCTGGTCCAACTGACCCTGACGGCCAGCACCGACCTCAGCGGCGTGCAACTCTCCGATCCCCTGCCGCAGGGCGCCGAACTGCTCGACGGCCAGAACGCCCTGACCTTCACCACCCTCCCCGGCGGCGAGCGCGTCCTGACCTACCGCTTCCGCTGGACCGGGGATCTCAAGGGCGCCGTGACCGACCCGGCCGCCAGCTGGAGGTACTGA
- a CDS encoding DUF11 domain-containing protein, with protein sequence MKKHWTLTALIALTAGTAHAAGTAAGTVITNTAEIVFTPEGGTTPTPVPSNPVTTTVLPVPSFTIVLNDGSTDVTTPDYTRPGQTATARPGDTVVFPYTLTNTGNVPNESYVLTNTPDPTAAVKTPTGVTYYPASADTNSDGTLSPAEIAAATPITTISGVNQDQSVKFFQVYTLPGTATDADKYGADPTGTRQDNPAFNNDPSVPRDANNSNVTTVDRKDATVIGPKADPDGNGNPLTAPYTSPEGVLITPSASDTQTAQATTTTTTVTFTNTVQNNGNRPDVFDITTALAGFPTGTIVTLLKPDGTPLTDTDGDGVPDVGSLNPGQTADLLVKVTFPAGSAPTAPGTQPTVTVTTTSSNDPAKKDDTKDIVNLPGLSFGNPTPTPGGDPTLPGTPEAGQPGSPSSPIIPPSTCTAGSPAIQSTVAMEIANLGSATDTFDVSGTAPIKLTDGTTVTVPVVYSIDANGNKVLDAGDTLLTDTNGNGIPDTGALAAGAELKLIAAVDVPCAAAAQTITLNQTAKSPTTGVTVPDTNDTILVGKTPVAAPSKTVDKAEAKPGEQLTYTIIGKNTSNANVTKAFIKDTLPTNTNYVSFTATSTAAGTILYSTNGTTWSATPIAAPQADGVTVYAGVDTNGNGTIDTGDVLTPGQSITGTFVVTVK encoded by the coding sequence ATGAAGAAACACTGGACCCTGACCGCCCTGATCGCCCTCACCGCCGGCACCGCGCACGCCGCGGGCACCGCCGCCGGGACGGTCATCACCAACACCGCCGAGATCGTCTTCACCCCCGAAGGCGGCACCACCCCCACCCCCGTCCCTTCCAACCCCGTCACCACCACCGTGCTGCCGGTCCCCAGCTTCACCATCGTGCTGAACGACGGCAGCACCGACGTCACCACCCCCGACTACACCCGGCCCGGCCAGACCGCCACCGCCCGCCCCGGCGACACCGTGGTCTTCCCCTACACCCTGACGAACACCGGCAACGTCCCCAACGAGTCCTACGTCCTGACGAACACCCCCGACCCGACCGCCGCCGTGAAGACCCCCACCGGCGTGACGTACTACCCCGCCAGCGCCGACACCAACAGCGACGGCACCCTGAGCCCGGCCGAGATCGCCGCCGCCACACCCATCACCACCATCAGCGGCGTGAACCAGGACCAGTCCGTCAAGTTCTTCCAGGTGTACACGCTGCCCGGCACCGCCACCGACGCCGACAAGTACGGCGCCGACCCCACCGGCACCCGCCAGGACAACCCGGCCTTCAACAACGACCCCAGCGTCCCGCGCGACGCCAACAACTCCAACGTCACGACCGTCGACCGCAAGGACGCCACCGTCATCGGCCCCAAGGCTGACCCGGACGGCAACGGCAACCCCCTCACCGCCCCCTACACCAGCCCCGAGGGCGTGCTGATCACCCCCAGCGCCAGCGACACCCAGACCGCGCAGGCCACCACCACCACCACGACCGTCACCTTCACGAACACCGTCCAGAACAACGGCAACCGCCCCGACGTGTTCGATATCACCACCGCGCTGGCCGGCTTCCCCACCGGGACGATCGTCACGCTCCTCAAGCCTGACGGCACCCCCCTGACCGACACCGACGGCGACGGCGTGCCCGACGTGGGCAGCCTGAACCCCGGCCAGACCGCCGACCTGCTCGTCAAGGTCACCTTCCCCGCGGGCAGCGCCCCCACGGCCCCCGGCACCCAGCCGACCGTGACGGTCACCACGACCAGCAGCAACGACCCCGCCAAGAAGGACGACACCAAGGACATCGTGAACCTCCCCGGCCTGTCCTTCGGCAACCCCACCCCCACCCCCGGCGGCGATCCCACCCTGCCCGGCACGCCCGAGGCAGGCCAGCCCGGCAGCCCCAGCAGCCCGATCATCCCGCCCAGCACCTGCACGGCAGGCAGCCCGGCCATCCAGTCCACGGTCGCCATGGAGATCGCCAACCTGGGCAGCGCGACCGACACCTTCGACGTGAGCGGCACCGCGCCCATCAAGCTGACCGACGGCACCACCGTCACCGTGCCCGTCGTGTACTCCATCGACGCGAACGGTAACAAGGTCCTGGACGCCGGTGACACCCTGCTGACCGACACCAACGGCAACGGCATCCCCGACACCGGCGCGCTCGCCGCCGGCGCGGAGCTGAAACTGATCGCCGCCGTGGACGTGCCCTGCGCCGCCGCCGCGCAGACCATCACCCTGAACCAGACCGCCAAGTCCCCCACGACCGGCGTGACCGTGCCCGACACGAACGACACCATCCTGGTCGGCAAGACCCCGGTCGCCGCGCCCAGCAAGACCGTCGACAAGGCTGAAGCCAAGCCCGGCGAGCAGCTGACCTACACCATCATCGGGAAGAACACCAGCAACGCCAACGTCACGAAGGCGTTCATCAAGGACACCCTCCCGACCAACACCAACTACGTCAGCTTCACCGCGACCAGTACCGCGGCCGGCACCATCCTGTACTCCACCAACGGCACCACCTGGAGCGCCACCCCCATCGCCGCGCCCCAGGCCGACGGCGTGACCGTGTACGCCGGCGTGGACACCAACGGCAACGGCACCATCGACACCGGCGACGTCCTGACCCCCGGCCAGAGCATCACCGGCACCTTCGTGGTGACCGTCAAGTAA
- the carA gene encoding glutamine-hydrolyzing carbamoyl-phosphate synthase small subunit yields the protein MIRKERAILALEDGTVYRGYAFGHRGETVGEVVFNTSMTGYQEIMTDPSYNGQIVTITYPHVGNYGVAIYDMESNKPYVRGFISREFSGEYSNHRAQQSLEAFMQQYGVVSIQGIDTRALVRRLRTGGVVKGVIAHRSYTHPEDPYGEFTPAEEQVYVSRALGHQDIDGHDMTREVTTALPYAFPTLRHGKRVVLMDFGIKHTIIERLAEVGIEPIVVPAHTTPAQIMALQPHGLFLSNGPGDPAPLEYAHKTAWELMGLLPTFGICLGHQILGLAAGGKTFKMKFGHRGGNQPVKNLLTGNVEITSQNHGYAVDIDSIPNGAFVPTHINLNDGTLEGMAHSRYPVFSVQYHPEASPGPHDSRYLFDRFIEEIDAFDGGNGTPIAKASAGRLGV from the coding sequence ATGATCAGGAAAGAACGAGCCATCCTGGCTCTGGAAGACGGCACCGTGTACCGCGGGTACGCGTTCGGGCACCGCGGCGAGACCGTGGGCGAGGTGGTGTTCAACACCTCCATGACCGGGTACCAGGAGATCATGACCGATCCCTCGTACAACGGGCAGATCGTGACCATCACGTACCCGCACGTCGGGAACTACGGCGTGGCGATCTACGACATGGAGAGCAACAAGCCCTACGTGCGCGGCTTCATCAGCCGCGAGTTCAGCGGCGAGTACTCCAACCACCGCGCGCAGCAGTCCCTGGAAGCGTTCATGCAGCAGTACGGCGTCGTGAGCATCCAGGGGATCGACACGCGCGCGCTGGTGCGCCGCCTGCGCACGGGCGGCGTCGTCAAGGGCGTCATCGCGCACCGCAGCTACACGCACCCGGAAGATCCGTACGGCGAGTTCACGCCCGCCGAGGAGCAGGTGTACGTCAGCCGCGCGCTGGGCCACCAGGACATCGACGGGCACGACATGACCCGTGAGGTCACGACCGCGCTGCCCTACGCGTTCCCCACCCTGCGTCACGGCAAGCGCGTGGTCCTGATGGACTTCGGGATCAAGCACACCATCATCGAGCGTCTCGCGGAGGTGGGCATCGAGCCGATTGTGGTGCCCGCCCACACCACCCCCGCGCAGATCATGGCGCTGCAACCGCACGGCCTGTTCCTCAGCAACGGCCCCGGTGACCCCGCCCCGCTGGAGTACGCGCACAAGACCGCCTGGGAACTCATGGGCCTGCTGCCCACCTTCGGCATCTGCCTGGGGCACCAGATCCTGGGCCTCGCGGCGGGCGGGAAGACCTTCAAGATGAAGTTCGGGCACCGCGGCGGGAATCAGCCCGTGAAGAATCTCTTAACGGGCAATGTGGAGATCACCAGCCAGAACCACGGGTACGCGGTGGACATCGACTCGATCCCCAACGGCGCGTTCGTGCCCACCCACATCAACCTGAACGACGGCACCCTGGAAGGCATGGCGCACAGCCGCTACCCGGTGTTTTCCGTGCAGTACCACCCCGAGGCCAGCCCCGGCCCGCACGACAGCCGTTACCTGTTCGACCGCTTCATCGAGGAGATCGACGCCTTCGATGGGGGGAATGGTACCCCCATTGCCAAGGCGAGTGCAGGTCGTCTGGGGGTTTGA
- a CDS encoding N-acetyltransferase, translated as MTLSLDSIAVPDIHPEAPLSFRKARLSDIDAIHELIGYWAARGLMLVRSKALLAETIRDFHLVLAEPHEGRPGGLGGVCGLHMLAPDLAEVRGLAIHPNMQGRGLGKQLVAACEAEARAIDLPALFAWTYQQGFFEKCGFTRIEKTNLHPKVWSECQRCAFFENCNEIAMYRELR; from the coding sequence ATGACGCTGTCCCTGGATTCCATCGCGGTGCCGGATATCCACCCGGAGGCGCCGCTGTCGTTCCGCAAGGCGCGGCTGTCGGACATCGACGCGATTCATGAGCTGATCGGGTACTGGGCGGCGCGTGGGCTGATGCTCGTGCGGTCCAAGGCGCTGCTCGCCGAGACCATCCGTGACTTCCATCTGGTGCTGGCCGAGCCGCACGAGGGGCGGCCCGGCGGGCTGGGCGGCGTGTGCGGTCTGCACATGCTCGCGCCGGATCTGGCCGAGGTGCGTGGGCTGGCGATCCACCCGAACATGCAGGGGCGCGGGCTGGGCAAACAGCTGGTGGCGGCGTGCGAGGCGGAGGCCCGTGCGATCGACCTGCCCGCGCTGTTCGCGTGGACGTACCAGCAGGGCTTCTTCGAGAAGTGCGGGTTTACCCGCATCGAGAAGACGAACCTGCACCCGAAGGTCTGGAGTGAATGCCAGCGCTGCGCGTTCTTCGAGAACTGCAACGAGATCGCCATGTACCGGGAGCTGCGGTGA
- a CDS encoding GNAT family N-acetyltransferase codes for MTDSVHVRMATPEDKDTVTRVFHDAGLDTEAALAGGTTYWVLERGGQPIGAIGLEHGDGASLLRGAAVLPEARGGGLGRRLVMSAVEYAQGRGDRAIYMFSRGGDWSTFGFTQVPLAVVMGELPDAPQVQAYRSRGERPGGTTWMRTLG; via the coding sequence ATGACCGATTCCGTGCACGTTCGAATGGCGACCCCCGAAGACAAGGACACCGTGACCCGCGTGTTTCACGACGCGGGCCTGGACACCGAGGCGGCCCTCGCGGGCGGCACCACGTACTGGGTGCTGGAACGGGGCGGGCAGCCGATCGGCGCGATCGGCCTGGAGCACGGCGATGGGGCCTCGCTGCTGCGCGGCGCGGCCGTGCTGCCCGAGGCGCGCGGTGGTGGGCTGGGGCGGCGGCTGGTCATGAGCGCCGTGGAGTACGCGCAGGGCCGCGGGGACCGCGCGATCTACATGTTCAGCCGGGGCGGCGACTGGAGCACGTTCGGCTTCACGCAGGTGCCGCTGGCGGTCGTGATGGGCGAACTGCCCGACGCGCCGCAGGTGCAGGCCTACCGTTCGCGCGGCGAGCGGCCCGGCGGCACCACCTGGATGCGCACCCTGGGGTAA
- a CDS encoding GNAT family N-acetyltransferase — MTLTDMHVKLRQAAPADLPIVLDLLTRCGLHTSSVDLGAGTYWIADLDGVPGGCIGLEHGQGVSLIRSTAVVPEARGQGLGRALVRSALTHASLRGDRTVFLFSSEAGDYWARFGFQPSSAADVAGALPDVPQVRSGLSKGWIDEELVWRLDLPQPEVTQG; from the coding sequence ATGACCCTGACTGATATGCACGTGAAACTTCGTCAGGCCGCCCCGGCGGACCTGCCCATCGTCCTGGACCTCCTGACCCGCTGCGGGCTGCACACCAGTAGCGTGGACCTGGGGGCCGGCACGTACTGGATTGCGGATCTGGACGGCGTGCCCGGCGGCTGCATCGGCCTGGAGCACGGGCAGGGCGTGAGCCTGATCCGTTCGACGGCGGTGGTGCCCGAGGCCCGCGGTCAGGGCCTGGGCCGCGCGCTGGTGCGCTCGGCGCTGACGCACGCCAGCCTGCGCGGGGACCGCACGGTGTTCCTGTTCAGCTCGGAAGCCGGGGATTACTGGGCGCGTTTCGGCTTTCAGCCGTCCAGCGCGGCGGACGTGGCGGGCGCGCTGCCGGACGTGCCGCAGGTCAGGAGCGGCCTGAGCAAGGGCTGGATCGACGAGGAACTCGTGTGGCGGCTGGACCTGCCGCAGCCCGAGGTGACGCAGGGGTGA
- the argH gene encoding argininosuccinate lyase has product MTNTQDKKLWGGRFAEATDGLVELFNASVGFDQRLAEQDIRGSLAHVAMLGQVGILSAEEVAQIGDGLNAVLADIRAGNFEWRLDREDVHMNVEAALRDRIGPVAGKLHTARSRNDQVAVDFRLFTKEAALDLADKTRALRAVMLAEAGKHLETEVILPGYTHLQVAQPILLSHWFMAYVAMLERDEGRFRDAAERMDESPLGSSALAGTPWPVDRHATASALGFARPTANSLDGVGSRDFALEFLSACAILSAHLSRLSEELILYSTFEFGFITLPDSHTTGSSIMPQKKNPDVSELARGKAGRVFGNLMGLLTVVKGTPLAYNKDLQEDKEGVFDSYDTLSIVLRLYAEMMPKTVWHADVTRAAAARGYSTATDVADFLARQGVPFREAHEVVGGLVGVASRSGRQLWDLTDAELRAAHPLLNAEVAQSLTVEESVRGRASFGGTAPHRVREAIEQARTRLNS; this is encoded by the coding sequence ATGACGAATACGCAGGACAAGAAACTCTGGGGTGGGCGGTTCGCAGAGGCGACGGACGGGCTGGTCGAGCTGTTCAATGCGTCGGTGGGCTTCGATCAGCGGCTGGCGGAGCAGGATATTCGCGGTTCGCTGGCGCACGTGGCGATGCTGGGGCAGGTCGGGATTCTGAGTGCCGAGGAGGTCGCTCAGATAGGTGACGGCCTGAATGCCGTGCTGGCCGATATCCGCGCGGGGAATTTCGAGTGGCGCCTGGACCGCGAGGACGTCCATATGAATGTCGAGGCGGCCCTGCGGGACCGGATCGGGCCGGTGGCGGGGAAGTTGCACACGGCCCGCAGCCGTAACGATCAGGTGGCGGTGGATTTCCGGCTGTTCACGAAGGAAGCCGCGCTTGATCTGGCCGACAAGACCCGCGCCCTGCGCGCGGTGATGCTCGCGGAGGCCGGGAAGCACCTGGAAACCGAGGTGATCCTGCCCGGTTACACGCACCTGCAGGTGGCGCAGCCCATCCTGCTGAGTCACTGGTTCATGGCGTATGTGGCGATGCTGGAGCGCGACGAGGGCCGTTTCCGGGACGCGGCCGAGCGGATGGACGAGTCGCCGCTGGGCTCGTCGGCGCTGGCGGGGACGCCCTGGCCGGTGGACCGGCACGCGACGGCTTCGGCGCTGGGCTTCGCGCGGCCCACTGCGAACAGTCTGGACGGGGTGGGCAGCCGGGACTTCGCGCTGGAGTTCCTGAGTGCCTGCGCGATCCTGTCGGCGCACCTGTCGCGCCTGTCGGAGGAACTGATCCTGTACTCCACCTTCGAGTTCGGCTTCATCACCCTGCCGGACAGCCACACGACGGGATCGTCGATCATGCCGCAGAAGAAGAACCCGGACGTGTCCGAACTGGCGCGCGGCAAGGCGGGACGCGTGTTCGGGAACCTGATGGGCCTGCTGACGGTCGTGAAGGGCACGCCGCTGGCGTACAACAAGGACCTCCAGGAGGACAAGGAGGGCGTGTTCGACTCGTACGACACGCTGAGCATCGTGCTGCGCCTGTACGCCGAGATGATGCCGAAGACCGTCTGGCACGCCGACGTGACCCGCGCCGCCGCCGCGCGCGGCTACAGCACCGCGACCGACGTGGCGGACTTCCTGGCCCGTCAGGGCGTCCCGTTCCGCGAGGCGCACGAGGTCGTCGGCGGCCTGGTCGGTGTCGCCAGCCGCAGCGGGCGGCAGCTGTGGGACCTGACCGACGCGGAACTGCGCGCCGCGCACCCTCTCCTGAACGCGGAGGTCGCGCAGTCCCTGACCGTCGAGGAGAGCGTCCGTGGCCGCGCCAGCTTCGGCGGGACCGCCCCGCACCGCGTCCGCGAAGCGATTGAGCAGGCCAGGACGCGCCTGAACTCCTGA
- a CDS encoding transposase family protein, translating into MRLEKLKSRGRSFERLVGLSPAEFDQLLIELEPLWERSHHRSLSRAGRVRRIGAGNTFKLDLSQRLLVTLLYLRQYFTMHVLGILFDLDAANICRNIHALLPVLEQALPAPLRPRTLQAEPDEAPGGASRNPRKIRSLEEFLEIFPELTDVIVDGTEQPRGQPKVKKGENPGKKAVGRPKDKKRFYSVKKRTHTLKTQVAVTPEGQIVHLSATASGRTHDMKVLRRSRLMNRLPRHVRVWGDRGYTGMEKVYPDWETIVPAKRPKNGELSKEQRELNRLISKVRISAENAIGRIKKFRVCKEFFRNRTSQHGVMWGCVAGLVNLRWQRRHHLCTP; encoded by the coding sequence TTGCGGCTTGAGAAGCTGAAATCCAGGGGGCGGTCCTTTGAACGGCTGGTGGGGTTGAGTCCTGCCGAGTTTGACCAGCTGCTGATTGAACTGGAGCCCTTGTGGGAACGGAGTCATCACCGCTCCCTTTCCCGCGCCGGACGGGTCCGGCGCATCGGAGCGGGCAACACCTTCAAGCTCGACCTCAGCCAGCGACTGCTGGTCACGCTGCTCTATCTGCGACAGTACTTCACCATGCATGTTCTGGGCATCCTGTTCGATCTGGACGCGGCGAACATCTGCCGGAACATCCATGCCCTGCTGCCGGTCCTGGAGCAGGCGTTGCCTGCTCCCCTCCGTCCCCGGACGCTCCAGGCCGAGCCGGATGAGGCTCCTGGAGGGGCGAGCAGGAACCCGAGGAAAATACGCTCTCTGGAGGAGTTTCTGGAGATCTTCCCCGAACTGACCGACGTGATCGTGGATGGGACTGAGCAACCTCGCGGGCAGCCGAAAGTGAAGAAGGGGGAGAACCCCGGCAAGAAGGCGGTCGGGCGGCCCAAGGACAAGAAGCGCTTTTACAGCGTCAAGAAAAGGACCCATACCCTGAAAACCCAGGTGGCGGTGACGCCCGAAGGACAGATCGTGCACCTCAGTGCGACCGCCAGCGGTCGCACCCACGACATGAAGGTGCTGCGACGTTCCCGACTGATGAACCGACTGCCCAGGCACGTCCGGGTGTGGGGAGACCGGGGCTATACCGGAATGGAGAAGGTCTATCCGGACTGGGAAACCATCGTGCCCGCCAAACGACCGAAGAACGGCGAGTTGAGCAAGGAGCAACGTGAGCTGAATCGGCTGATCTCCAAGGTGCGGATCAGCGCTGAGAATGCCATCGGCCGCATCAAGAAATTTCGCGTCTGCAAGGAGTTTTTCAGGAATCGGACCTCACAGCACGGCGTGATGTGGGGGTGTGTCGCCGGACTCGTCAATCTCCGTTGGCAACGCCGCCACCACCTCTGCACGCCCTGA
- a CDS encoding GNAT family N-acetyltransferase, which produces MTLRPVNPDDIPTFHAVMMAAGMDPRSSWTRTTPADLERSLLAPGSGGFLAVGAGEVLGCVGYRPDGDRTLTLNKLATLPQARRLGVGRALVREVEHVARMGGYGRVLLAVSQFNLDVLPFYDRLGYTVTDEPYAHAHPDSPAPVVLVKAVGVC; this is translated from the coding sequence GTGACGCTGCGCCCCGTGAACCCGGACGACATCCCCACCTTCCACGCCGTCATGATGGCCGCCGGAATGGACCCCCGCAGCAGCTGGACGCGCACCACGCCCGCCGACCTCGAACGGTCCCTGCTGGCCCCCGGCTCCGGCGGGTTCCTCGCCGTGGGCGCAGGCGAGGTGCTGGGCTGCGTCGGCTACCGCCCGGACGGCGACCGCACCCTGACCCTGAACAAACTCGCCACCCTGCCGCAGGCCCGCCGCCTCGGCGTGGGCCGCGCCCTGGTCCGCGAAGTGGAACACGTCGCCCGCATGGGCGGCTACGGCCGCGTGCTGCTGGCCGTCAGCCAGTTCAACCTGGACGTGCTGCCCTTCTACGACCGGCTCGGGTACACCGTCACCGACGAACCCTACGCGCACGCCCACCCCGACAGCCCCGCCCCGGTGGTGCTGGTGAAAGCGGTGGGCGTGTGCTGA